In the genome of Coraliomargarita algicola, one region contains:
- a CDS encoding pseudouridine synthase, which translates to MSEQEPQRIQKLIANSGLCSRREAERFIEEGNVRVNGKIAQLGDKATLDAAIFVNNKPIMRKEERPITLIMNKPKGVLCTNSDPHADRTVFELLPPDLQRQRLFCAGRLDKDSEGLLVITNDGDLAHRLTHPSTEIVKRYRVVLHRDFNKADIPKLLAGTEYEGDFLKAEKVIPAPQMGEGHLRRLEVHLHHGKKREVRRLFEANRYFVKKLVRVQIGGIVLKNIPRGGIKILGKKDIERLFR; encoded by the coding sequence ATGTCAGAACAAGAACCACAACGCATCCAAAAGCTCATTGCCAATTCAGGGCTCTGCTCCCGCCGCGAGGCCGAACGCTTCATCGAAGAAGGCAATGTCCGCGTAAATGGGAAAATCGCCCAATTGGGCGATAAAGCCACCCTCGATGCCGCCATCTTCGTGAACAATAAGCCGATCATGCGCAAAGAAGAGCGCCCGATCACTCTGATCATGAACAAGCCTAAGGGCGTGCTTTGCACCAACTCAGACCCACATGCGGATCGCACGGTCTTCGAGCTACTACCTCCGGATCTACAGCGCCAACGCCTATTTTGCGCCGGGCGCTTGGATAAAGACAGTGAGGGCCTATTAGTTATCACCAACGATGGCGACCTTGCACACCGACTCACCCACCCCAGCACCGAAATCGTAAAGCGCTACCGGGTGGTGCTGCATCGCGACTTTAACAAAGCCGACATCCCCAAGCTACTCGCTGGCACCGAATACGAAGGCGACTTTTTAAAAGCCGAAAAGGTCATCCCTGCTCCGCAGATGGGCGAAGGCCACCTACGCCGACTGGAAGTGCACCTCCACCACGGCAAAAAACGCGAAGTGCGCCGCCTCTTTGAAGCGAACCGCTACTTTGTTAAAAAACTCGTCCGCGTGCAAATCGGCGGCATCGTGCTTAAAAACATCCCACGCGGCGGCATCAAGATCCTCGGAAAGAAAGATATCGAGCGCCTCTTCCGCTAA
- the fabG gene encoding 3-oxoacyl-[acyl-carrier-protein] reductase, with protein sequence MSETTEKRIALVTGAGRGIGKSIAELLASKGHHVICISRSESSCGAVADAINAGGGSAESRALDVADKAAVKEACEALLEKHGNIDILVNNAGITRDGLLFRMSDDDWDDVIETNLSSCFTFIKYLARPMTRKRWGRIINMASVIGLTGNAGQANYAAAKAGMIGLTKSLAKEFAARNVTVNAVAPGFIATDMTAELNEKQQEAIVGIIPMKRMGEAKDIAATTAFLASEDAGYITGQVFTVDGGMVM encoded by the coding sequence ATGAGTGAAACCACAGAGAAAAGAATCGCCCTCGTTACTGGCGCCGGTCGTGGCATCGGGAAAAGCATCGCCGAGTTGCTCGCGAGCAAGGGGCACCACGTAATTTGCATCAGTCGATCAGAGAGCTCTTGCGGTGCGGTGGCCGATGCCATCAACGCAGGTGGAGGCTCCGCGGAGTCGCGCGCGCTGGATGTGGCTGACAAGGCTGCTGTTAAAGAAGCCTGCGAAGCCTTGCTCGAAAAGCACGGTAATATTGATATTCTTGTCAATAACGCGGGCATCACACGCGATGGTTTACTCTTCCGTATGAGTGACGACGATTGGGATGATGTGATCGAAACCAATCTTTCCAGTTGCTTTACCTTTATCAAATATCTCGCTCGTCCGATGACGCGTAAGCGTTGGGGGCGCATCATTAATATGGCGTCCGTGATCGGCCTGACTGGCAATGCGGGCCAAGCGAACTACGCCGCCGCCAAAGCGGGTATGATCGGCTTGACCAAGAGCCTGGCTAAGGAGTTTGCGGCGCGCAATGTGACCGTGAATGCAGTGGCTCCAGGTTTCATCGCGACCGATATGACTGCGGAGCTCAACGAGAAGCAACAAGAGGCGATCGTCGGTATCATTCCCATGAAGCGTATGGGCGAAGCCAAGGACATCGCAGCCACGACTGCCTTCCTCGCATCGGAGGACGCAGGATACATCACCGGACAAGTTTTTACAGTTGACGGTGGTATGGTCATGTGA
- a CDS encoding acyl carrier protein: protein MSDQTIEQRVKTIIVDQLNVNEEQVTPEASFLDDLGADSLDTVELIMAFEEEFSDEIDGEIPESDAEKLQTVGDVIKYITEKAG from the coding sequence ATGTCAGACCAAACAATCGAACAACGCGTAAAGACAATTATCGTCGATCAGCTTAACGTTAACGAGGAGCAAGTGACTCCAGAAGCATCTTTCTTGGATGATCTTGGTGCCGATTCCCTTGATACTGTTGAACTTATCATGGCTTTCGAAGAAGAATTCAGCGATGAAATCGACGGAGAGATTCCAGAATCGGATGCTGAAAAGCTTCAAACTGTTGGCGACGTGATCAAATATATCACTGAAAAGGCAGGATAA
- the fabF gene encoding beta-ketoacyl-ACP synthase II produces MSEAIEKQRVVITGIGTVTSYGDGVETFWDNLLAGKSGIDTVKSFDITEYPSKVGAECTDFQAGQYMDPKEARRNDRYTQFAVAASRLALKDAGIEDTSKLDADRFGVLIGSGIGGMLTIQTQSRRLYEGGPRRVSPFMIPSLIANIASGVVAIEVGARGPNFGIVSACASGTHSIGEAFQKLRDGDSDIMLAGGSEAAVTELGYAGFCSMKAMSTSYNDNPTTASRPFDKGRDGFIMGEGAGVLVLETLEHAQARGATIYCEIAGYSATCDAYHITSPDPEGKALGTAMRNVVKEAGIQPEDVSYINAHGTSTPYNDKFETSAIKKAFGEHAYKLSVSSTKGMTGHLLGAAGGVESAVCALAIRDGKIPATINYNEPDPDCDLDYVPNEMREAEVNVAICNNLGFGGHNATLLFKKLV; encoded by the coding sequence ATGAGTGAAGCAATTGAGAAACAACGTGTCGTGATCACAGGTATCGGCACCGTGACAAGTTACGGTGACGGGGTGGAAACTTTCTGGGATAATCTATTGGCCGGCAAGAGTGGCATCGATACGGTGAAATCCTTCGATATTACGGAATATCCTTCGAAGGTGGGTGCCGAGTGTACTGACTTTCAGGCGGGGCAATATATGGACCCCAAGGAGGCACGCCGTAACGATCGCTACACGCAATTTGCGGTGGCTGCTTCACGTTTAGCGCTCAAAGATGCGGGGATCGAGGACACCTCAAAGCTGGATGCCGACCGTTTTGGCGTGTTGATTGGCTCTGGTATCGGAGGGATGTTGACGATTCAGACGCAAAGCCGTCGCCTCTATGAAGGTGGGCCACGTCGTGTTTCGCCATTCATGATTCCTTCACTCATTGCAAATATCGCCAGTGGCGTGGTCGCGATTGAAGTTGGAGCTCGTGGGCCAAACTTCGGTATCGTCAGCGCCTGCGCTTCGGGCACGCACAGTATCGGCGAAGCCTTCCAAAAGCTACGCGATGGTGACAGCGATATTATGTTGGCAGGTGGTAGTGAAGCCGCGGTTACAGAGCTCGGATACGCAGGCTTCTGCTCGATGAAGGCGATGAGCACCAGCTATAATGACAATCCTACGACTGCCAGCCGTCCTTTCGATAAGGGCCGCGATGGCTTTATCATGGGTGAAGGCGCCGGCGTGCTGGTGCTGGAAACGCTGGAACACGCGCAAGCGCGTGGTGCGACAATTTATTGCGAAATCGCTGGTTACAGCGCCACTTGTGATGCGTATCACATCACTTCGCCTGATCCAGAAGGTAAGGCCCTGGGCACTGCGATGCGTAATGTGGTTAAAGAGGCAGGCATTCAGCCTGAAGACGTCAGCTACATCAATGCGCACGGCACTTCGACTCCTTACAATGATAAATTTGAAACCAGTGCCATCAAAAAGGCATTTGGCGAGCATGCCTATAAGCTGTCTGTCTCTTCGACTAAGGGCATGACGGGGCACCTGCTCGGCGCTGCGGGCGGCGTGGAGTCGGCGGTCTGTGCACTTGCGATTCGCGATGGCAAAATCCCCGCGACGATCAATTACAACGAGCCAGATCCGGATTGTGATCTCGATTACGTGCCGAATGAGATGCGTGAGGCCGAAGTCAACGTAGCGATCTGCAATAACCTCGGTTTTGGCGGTCATAATGCGACCTTGCTTTTCAAAAAGCTGGTCTAA
- the plsY gene encoding glycerol-3-phosphate 1-O-acyltransferase PlsY has translation MAISSILLVVLVGYFLGAISFAVIVARGQGVDIFKEGSGNPGATNVKRVLGAKWGNTVFALDALKGFIAAGWPLLVYGGDNRLAVIGLIAAILGHSFSVFLKFRGGKGVATTIGGLLALMWAVLLIGLVIWLIVFYSSKMVALASILFALSLPVSAYFIHGTQDPRFYLGLILAVLIVVRHRSNIARMFGGKENKF, from the coding sequence GTGGCAATTTCTTCCATTCTCCTAGTCGTATTGGTCGGCTATTTTCTCGGTGCGATCAGCTTCGCGGTGATCGTGGCGCGTGGTCAGGGCGTTGATATTTTCAAAGAGGGTAGCGGCAATCCGGGCGCGACCAATGTAAAGCGCGTGCTCGGTGCGAAGTGGGGTAATACCGTCTTCGCACTCGATGCACTCAAGGGCTTTATCGCCGCTGGCTGGCCACTCCTGGTATATGGAGGAGATAACCGGCTGGCAGTAATCGGCCTGATCGCGGCGATTCTTGGGCATAGCTTTTCCGTCTTTCTCAAGTTTCGCGGCGGCAAGGGCGTGGCGACCACTATTGGGGGTCTGCTAGCCCTGATGTGGGCGGTGCTCTTGATCGGCTTGGTGATCTGGTTGATCGTCTTTTATAGCTCTAAAATGGTGGCGCTGGCTTCGATCTTGTTTGCGCTCAGTTTGCCGGTTTCGGCTTACTTTATCCATGGCACGCAAGATCCACGCTTTTACCTAGGCCTCATTTTGGCAGTCTTGATCGTGGTGCGCCACCGGTCCAATATCGCCCGTATGTTTGGGGGCAAGGAGAACAAGTTTTAG
- a CDS encoding type II toxin-antitoxin system RelE/ParE family toxin: protein MDKRKIYLSPIFGRKLKRLKKQEKKELDDAVLDITNDPDIGEAKAGDLAGVLVHKFKMNKQLTLLSYTFDSNEINLLSFGSHENFYRDLKKYRKG, encoded by the coding sequence TTGGATAAAAGGAAGATCTACCTTTCACCAATTTTTGGTCGGAAACTTAAAAGATTAAAAAAGCAGGAAAAGAAAGAACTCGATGATGCGGTTCTGGATATCACAAACGATCCCGATATCGGAGAAGCTAAAGCAGGTGATTTAGCAGGAGTCCTTGTTCACAAATTCAAGATGAACAAACAGCTAACTCTCCTCTCTTACACATTCGATTCTAATGAGATCAACCTGCTAAGCTTTGGAAGTCATGAAAACTTCTACAGAGATCTCAAGAAGTATAGAAAAGGCTGA
- a CDS encoding ParD-like family protein, which produces MSTVIRISDRLAEEAKTRSKVEHRSMTSQLEYWATIGKAAEENPDLPFSFIKETLLAMAEMKDAPKEEYTFG; this is translated from the coding sequence ATGAGTACAGTCATACGAATTTCCGATCGTCTAGCCGAAGAAGCAAAAACCAGATCAAAGGTGGAGCATCGATCGATGACTTCTCAATTGGAATATTGGGCGACGATCGGCAAAGCTGCAGAAGAAAACCCCGACCTACCTTTTAGCTTCATCAAGGAAACACTGCTAGCAATGGCTGAGATGAAAGATGCCCCCAAGGAGGAATACACCTTTGGATAA
- a CDS encoding OFA family MFS transporter translates to MKTKNRWLIAASACSINLSIGSIYAYSVWKMPLENTFGWSSSNTSLAFSLAIFFLGLSAAFLGSFIQRKGARFGGLLSAAFFSGGLLGSALACQVESLPLFYLSFGAVSGIGLGLGYISPIATLVKWFPDRRGLATGLAIMGFGFGGLVCAKLIDQFVPVQAEISLPQGISAYEYQQQATDAVTATATSPDAAALAATPEPELAPQKTLLYQKASIVRAFSYLAGIYLVIMVPSALYITPPTRDDLQTLPSKETSPQTKSQGEELTVAQALKRPAFYGLWSMLFINASCGIALISTAKKMGYEMVHLSDSEASLLVMGISLFNGLGRIGWAALSDYIGRPNTFVAFFVLQIAAFPLLAKLTHFPILFMGITFIILSCYGGGFATIPTYISDLFGIRAMPTLLGMILTAWSCAGLVGPMVNARVYEATQSYQTSLYVFGAALVGALIISLLMKLNLQTQPQATARRLVQEH, encoded by the coding sequence ATGAAAACAAAAAATCGTTGGCTCATTGCAGCGTCCGCTTGCAGCATCAACCTATCCATCGGCTCCATTTATGCCTACAGCGTATGGAAAATGCCGTTGGAAAACACCTTTGGTTGGTCCTCGAGTAACACCTCACTGGCCTTCAGCCTGGCGATCTTCTTCCTGGGCCTCTCGGCCGCCTTCCTCGGAAGCTTCATCCAGCGCAAGGGGGCCCGCTTCGGCGGCCTGCTCAGCGCAGCCTTCTTTTCGGGCGGCCTGCTAGGCTCTGCACTGGCCTGCCAAGTCGAGAGCCTGCCCTTGTTCTATTTAAGCTTCGGAGCTGTCAGCGGCATCGGGCTCGGCTTGGGCTATATCTCCCCCATTGCCACACTGGTCAAATGGTTCCCCGATCGGCGCGGCTTGGCCACCGGGCTCGCCATTATGGGCTTCGGCTTTGGTGGACTGGTTTGCGCCAAATTGATCGATCAATTCGTGCCAGTCCAAGCCGAGATCTCCCTGCCACAGGGTATCAGTGCCTACGAGTATCAACAACAGGCCACGGATGCCGTAACAGCCACCGCGACAAGCCCGGACGCCGCAGCCCTCGCAGCGACTCCTGAGCCAGAGCTCGCGCCTCAAAAAACGCTCCTCTACCAGAAAGCATCCATCGTGCGGGCCTTTAGCTACTTAGCCGGCATCTATCTCGTGATCATGGTGCCCAGCGCACTCTATATCACCCCACCTACGCGCGATGACTTGCAGACACTGCCCAGCAAAGAGACGTCCCCCCAGACCAAGTCGCAAGGCGAGGAATTAACAGTGGCACAGGCATTGAAACGCCCCGCATTTTACGGGCTCTGGAGTATGTTATTCATCAATGCATCCTGCGGCATTGCGCTCATATCAACTGCGAAAAAGATGGGCTATGAAATGGTCCATCTATCCGACTCGGAAGCCAGCTTACTCGTGATGGGCATCTCCCTATTCAATGGCCTAGGCCGCATCGGCTGGGCCGCATTATCAGACTACATAGGGCGCCCCAATACCTTTGTTGCGTTTTTCGTGCTACAAATCGCCGCCTTTCCGCTCTTGGCCAAGCTCACCCATTTCCCGATTCTCTTCATGGGCATCACCTTCATCATCCTCTCCTGCTATGGAGGTGGCTTTGCAACCATACCGACCTACATCAGCGACCTTTTCGGCATACGAGCCATGCCCACTCTACTCGGCATGATCCTCACCGCATGGTCCTGCGCGGGCTTGGTCGGCCCGATGGTCAACGCACGCGTCTACGAAGCCACGCAAAGCTATCAAACCAGCCTTTATGTATTCGGCGCGGCACTTGTTGGCGCACTCATAATATCACTGCTCATGAAACTTAATTTGCAAACGCAGCCACAAGCCACAGCACGCAGGCTGGTTCAGGAGCACTAG
- the pflA gene encoding pyruvate formate-lyase-activating protein, giving the protein MTTLLEESPQATGCAYEKLPRGAVSSSVEGYIHSVETCGTVDGPGLRYVLFLHGCPLRCQYCHNPDAQGKPAGTTRTAEEAFADVLKYKSFIRKGGLTLSGGEPLMQPDFVEAMFTLAKEAGIHTTLDTSGFVGHKASDSLLDKTDLVLLDIKSFSPMTHKIVTGVCVDQTLKFAKRLDARGNKVWIRFVLVPGLTDNEKNIDGLAQFVSQLGNVERVEILPFHKMGEEKYKLAGLPYKLGNTPTPTVEQIESTRAIFAKYGVVAR; this is encoded by the coding sequence ATGACTACACTACTCGAAGAATCTCCCCAAGCTACAGGCTGCGCCTATGAAAAACTTCCCCGCGGAGCAGTTTCGAGCAGTGTTGAAGGCTACATCCACTCAGTCGAAACCTGTGGTACCGTCGACGGGCCTGGCCTGCGCTATGTGCTCTTCTTACATGGCTGCCCACTGCGCTGCCAGTATTGCCACAATCCGGATGCCCAAGGCAAGCCAGCTGGCACAACCCGCACCGCCGAAGAAGCCTTTGCCGATGTACTGAAATACAAATCCTTCATCCGCAAGGGGGGACTCACACTATCGGGCGGGGAACCTTTGATGCAGCCAGACTTCGTCGAAGCCATGTTTACCCTCGCCAAAGAAGCCGGCATCCACACTACCTTAGACACCTCTGGTTTTGTGGGACACAAAGCTAGCGACTCACTACTCGACAAGACCGACCTGGTGCTGCTCGACATCAAGAGCTTCAGTCCGATGACACATAAGATTGTGACCGGAGTCTGCGTAGACCAAACCTTAAAGTTTGCCAAGCGTCTGGACGCCCGCGGCAACAAAGTGTGGATTCGCTTCGTGCTAGTGCCCGGCCTCACCGACAACGAGAAAAACATCGATGGGCTGGCCCAGTTCGTCAGCCAACTCGGCAACGTCGAACGGGTCGAAATCCTTCCCTTCCACAAAATGGGGGAAGAAAAATACAAGTTAGCCGGCCTCCCCTACAAACTAGGCAACACCCCCACACCCACAGTAGAGCAGATCGAGTCCACACGCGCGATATTTGCCAAGTATGGTGTCGTCGCTAGGTAA
- a CDS encoding type II toxin-antitoxin system RelE/ParE family toxin, whose protein sequence is MRWSVLILNETVEKELEALPVDMQARFSRVVSLIEEFGLPHVGMPHLRHLQDKLWEMRLTGRDGISRALYVTARGEKVVVVRVFIKKTRTTPPREIRLALERAKEIEGD, encoded by the coding sequence GTGAGGTGGTCGGTTTTAATTTTGAATGAAACAGTGGAGAAGGAGTTGGAGGCTTTGCCTGTAGATATGCAGGCACGGTTCTCGCGGGTGGTTTCTTTAATTGAAGAATTCGGTTTGCCGCATGTGGGAATGCCTCATCTCAGGCATTTGCAGGATAAGCTATGGGAAATGCGATTGACAGGGCGTGATGGGATTTCTCGTGCGCTCTATGTGACTGCCCGCGGTGAAAAAGTGGTGGTTGTCCGTGTTTTCATTAAGAAAACACGGACAACGCCTCCAAGAGAAATTAGGCTGGCATTAGAGCGAGCGAAAGAAATTGAAGGGGATTAA
- a CDS encoding helix-turn-helix domain-containing protein, producing the protein MKTATQLHRKWIKNADYAEAFNALEDEFSVARALIDARTKAKLTQSEVAARMETSQAAVARLEAGRGNPSLATLKRYANATGSHLKIALEPV; encoded by the coding sequence ATGAAGACAGCAACACAGTTACACAGAAAGTGGATTAAGAACGCAGATTACGCAGAAGCTTTTAATGCGCTTGAAGACGAGTTTTCAGTCGCACGTGCATTAATAGATGCACGCACGAAAGCAAAACTCACTCAATCGGAAGTGGCGGCACGTATGGAGACATCGCAAGCAGCTGTGGCTCGACTGGAGGCTGGGAGGGGGAATCCATCGCTCGCGACTTTGAAGCGTTACGCCAACGCCACGGGCAGTCATCTCAAAATCGCTTTGGAGCCTGTTTGA
- the typA gene encoding translational GTPase TypA, with amino-acid sequence MNAKNIRNIAIIAHVDHGKTTLVDCLLQQSGTYRENQQVQERAMDSMDLEREKGITIKAKNLAVKWTNPKDNEEYTINIVDTPGHADFGAEVERVMKMVDGVLLLTDAVGGPQAQTRWVLRKALDQGLKTICVINKVDRDSSRPDWVHDKVLELFLDLDADEDQFNAPFLYASAKMGFADREVDGPRENMLDLFETIVERIPAPTIEEGDFRMLVSNIDWDDYVGRMAIGRVLSGQVKVGQTIFALRKSGKRERVKVTKMKSFSGAGNTDDVTDAVAGDIVGLAGFDDVDIGDTLAAQQDAEAMPFVEIDPATVQMEFSVNNGPLAGKDGKKVTSRQIRERLIRETQSNISISIEDTDDGTRFLVNARGSMQIAVLVETMRREGFELLVSRPTVLYKEIDGKRCEPFEQVWVEVPEEQLGGVMENLAKRKGKVTNMEHHNSGVTVEAEVPTRGLIGFESDLVTMTSGHGVMSHSFLEYRPHCGEIVTRLTGTLVSMEQGKSMPYALDMIQNRGKLFVGPGEEVYGGMIVGENPRVEDMPVNPAKAKQLDNMRASGSDKGIQLAPPVKFSLERAIEYIAPDELVEATPNFLRMRKRELDENKRRKAAKAAKS; translated from the coding sequence ATGAACGCAAAAAACATCCGCAATATCGCCATCATCGCCCACGTTGACCACGGCAAGACCACATTGGTGGACTGCCTACTGCAACAGAGCGGGACCTACCGTGAAAACCAACAAGTGCAAGAGCGCGCGATGGACTCCATGGACCTCGAACGCGAAAAAGGCATTACCATTAAAGCGAAAAATCTCGCTGTAAAATGGACCAATCCCAAGGACAACGAGGAATACACCATCAACATCGTCGACACTCCGGGTCACGCCGACTTCGGTGCCGAAGTGGAGCGTGTGATGAAAATGGTCGACGGCGTGCTACTGCTGACTGATGCCGTCGGTGGCCCGCAAGCGCAAACTCGCTGGGTGCTCCGTAAAGCTCTCGACCAGGGACTGAAGACCATTTGTGTGATCAACAAAGTCGACCGCGACTCCTCGCGCCCGGACTGGGTCCATGACAAAGTGCTCGAACTCTTCCTCGATCTGGATGCGGACGAAGATCAATTCAACGCCCCCTTCCTGTATGCTTCGGCTAAGATGGGCTTCGCCGACCGCGAAGTCGACGGCCCACGCGAAAACATGCTCGACCTCTTCGAGACCATTGTAGAGCGCATCCCAGCCCCCACCATCGAAGAAGGTGATTTCCGCATGCTGGTGTCCAACATCGACTGGGACGACTACGTCGGTCGCATGGCGATCGGCCGTGTGCTCTCTGGCCAAGTCAAAGTAGGCCAAACTATTTTCGCTCTGCGTAAAAGCGGCAAACGCGAACGCGTTAAAGTGACCAAGATGAAGAGCTTCTCCGGCGCGGGTAACACCGACGACGTCACCGACGCGGTGGCTGGAGACATTGTCGGTCTGGCCGGCTTCGACGATGTCGACATTGGCGACACACTCGCTGCGCAACAAGACGCCGAGGCAATGCCTTTCGTCGAGATCGATCCTGCCACCGTGCAAATGGAGTTCTCCGTCAACAACGGCCCCCTCGCCGGCAAAGATGGCAAGAAGGTCACCTCCCGCCAGATCCGCGAGCGCCTCATCCGCGAGACTCAATCCAACATCTCCATCAGCATCGAAGATACCGACGATGGCACACGTTTCCTCGTCAATGCCCGCGGCTCCATGCAGATCGCCGTCTTAGTGGAAACCATGCGCCGCGAAGGTTTCGAGCTGCTCGTCTCTCGCCCCACCGTGCTGTATAAAGAAATCGACGGAAAACGCTGCGAGCCTTTTGAACAGGTCTGGGTAGAAGTGCCGGAAGAACAGCTTGGTGGCGTCATGGAAAACCTCGCAAAGCGCAAGGGCAAGGTCACCAATATGGAGCACCACAATTCCGGTGTCACCGTGGAAGCCGAAGTGCCAACGCGCGGCCTGATCGGTTTCGAAAGCGACCTCGTCACCATGACCTCCGGCCATGGCGTGATGAGCCACTCCTTCCTGGAATATCGCCCGCACTGTGGTGAAATCGTGACACGCCTCACGGGCACACTAGTGAGCATGGAACAAGGCAAGAGCATGCCCTACGCACTGGATATGATTCAAAACCGCGGCAAACTCTTCGTCGGTCCCGGCGAGGAAGTCTACGGCGGCATGATCGTCGGCGAGAATCCACGTGTCGAAGACATGCCCGTCAACCCTGCCAAAGCGAAGCAACTCGACAACATGCGTGCCAGCGGCTCCGACAAGGGCATCCAGCTCGCGCCTCCCGTTAAGTTCTCCTTGGAACGTGCGATCGAATACATCGCGCCCGACGAACTGGTCGAAGCGACGCCGAACTTCCTACGCATGCGCAAACGCGAGCTCGACGAAAACAAGCGCCGCAAAGCCGCCAAAGCAGCCAAGTCTTAA
- a CDS encoding LEA type 2 family protein — MKSLPLLLLMIATLLLGACASMDPNYEQPQVDVVGISKSATDTAALQFTIQLCIVNPNADTIHLKGLYYQLSLDGIHVINGTANNIPAIEGYSDAVISVSSAASLVNSVRLAARLMETPSSELPYELRTKLGTSSKWMPATTITKTGTLPMR, encoded by the coding sequence ATGAAATCCTTACCACTGCTACTCTTGATGATCGCCACACTGCTGCTAGGAGCTTGCGCCAGCATGGACCCCAATTACGAGCAGCCACAGGTGGATGTTGTTGGCATCTCCAAAAGCGCAACGGATACGGCAGCATTACAATTTACGATTCAACTGTGCATCGTAAATCCCAATGCCGACACGATCCACCTCAAAGGGCTCTACTACCAGCTAAGCCTCGACGGGATCCATGTCATCAATGGCACCGCAAATAATATTCCAGCGATCGAAGGCTACAGCGACGCCGTCATCTCCGTCAGTTCGGCCGCCAGCTTGGTTAATAGTGTCCGTCTGGCCGCTCGCCTAATGGAGACTCCCAGCAGCGAACTCCCCTACGAACTGCGCACCAAGCTCGGCACGAGCTCCAAGTGGATGCCTGCGACCACCATCACTAAAACTGGTACACTACCGATGCGTTGA
- a CDS encoding YgfZ/GcvT domain-containing protein codes for MDASNRFYQYTPAAHFLVTDEDAADFLQSQFSNELRPFDTGQCTYGLWLDVKGKVIADGVVLCEGEEQFRVISDRCPGETIMAHLQRHIIADDVVIEPCEPGFCFQFTAAAVHALGLELPACGRFVDVEGGRLYCARNQLYNMLLETEAAAEAYRARLITAGFVSLSDTEYGLARIAAGIPQVPDEIGSADLPGEGQLQQDAISFTKGCYLGQEVVARMHNLGKPQRGLFIVQGQGAVPATPCALYNRDTKQVGELRTAYRDANAWRGVAILKTRFAGVGEKLLADSNELTVSSLLRERLGND; via the coding sequence ATGGACGCTTCCAATCGTTTTTATCAATACACTCCAGCTGCTCATTTTCTTGTCACAGACGAGGATGCCGCAGATTTCTTGCAAAGTCAGTTTAGTAACGAACTGCGCCCTTTCGATACGGGGCAGTGCACCTACGGACTCTGGCTGGATGTGAAGGGCAAGGTGATCGCGGACGGTGTGGTGCTCTGTGAAGGAGAGGAACAGTTCCGTGTGATCAGCGACCGTTGCCCTGGGGAGACGATCATGGCGCATCTGCAACGGCACATTATCGCCGACGACGTGGTGATCGAGCCCTGTGAGCCTGGATTTTGCTTTCAGTTCACTGCCGCCGCTGTCCATGCGCTGGGTTTGGAGCTTCCTGCATGTGGACGATTTGTAGATGTCGAAGGAGGGCGTCTGTATTGCGCGCGAAATCAGCTATATAATATGCTGCTTGAGACCGAAGCGGCTGCGGAGGCCTACCGTGCCCGTTTAATAACTGCGGGTTTTGTGTCGCTTTCCGATACTGAGTATGGGCTGGCGCGTATTGCCGCGGGTATCCCTCAGGTGCCTGATGAGATCGGCTCTGCCGACCTACCGGGAGAGGGGCAGCTGCAGCAGGATGCGATCTCGTTTACTAAAGGTTGCTATCTCGGGCAGGAAGTGGTCGCTCGTATGCATAATCTGGGTAAGCCGCAACGTGGCCTATTCATCGTGCAAGGGCAGGGGGCTGTGCCCGCTACGCCCTGTGCCTTATATAATCGCGATACCAAGCAGGTTGGAGAGCTTCGTACTGCCTACCGCGATGCGAATGCTTGGCGAGGCGTGGCGATTCTCAAAACCCGTTTCGCTGGAGTGGGCGAAAAATTGCTCGCCGATTCTAATGAGTTGACAGTTAGCTCGTTGCTGCGGGAAAGACTTGGGAATGACTGA